The Acidimicrobiales bacterium genome has a window encoding:
- a CDS encoding TrmH family RNA methyltransferase, whose translation MAQLDGTGMKRLHREWRRRTEGRLALVLDGVQNPFNVGSVVRTAAAERVDHLWIAAGTAPNHDKVNKTALGTQRYLTWDVVDDGPTAVAAAKAAGYRVVAIELTSDAVPLPAADLDGDVALVIGHEDRGVTPATLAVCDQTAFIPQLGKVGSLNVAAATAIAIYEARRRSWA comes from the coding sequence ATGGCCCAACTCGACGGCACCGGCATGAAGCGACTGCACCGGGAATGGCGGCGACGGACCGAAGGCCGGCTCGCCCTGGTTCTCGACGGTGTGCAGAACCCGTTCAACGTCGGCTCAGTCGTCCGCACCGCAGCGGCGGAACGCGTGGACCATCTGTGGATCGCGGCCGGCACTGCGCCGAACCACGACAAGGTCAACAAGACCGCGCTGGGCACCCAGCGGTATCTCACCTGGGACGTGGTCGACGACGGCCCCACCGCCGTCGCCGCAGCCAAGGCCGCCGGCTACCGGGTCGTGGCCATCGAACTCACCTCCGACGCCGTACCGCTGCCCGCCGCCGACCTCGACGGCGACGTGGCGCTCGTGATCGGCCACGAGGACCGGGGAGTCACCCCGGCCACCCTCGCGGTCTGTGACCAGACGGCGTTCATCCCCCAGCTCGGCAAGGTCGGCTCACTCAACGTCGCGGCGGCAACCGCCATCGCGATCTACGAAGCCCGCCGCCGCAGCTGGGCCTAG
- a CDS encoding methyltransferase: MSDGHYFDDDPDTPSSPHPVTVTLPDMTLTLTADRGVFSAGRLDAGTKLLLLEAPALDDARSILDIGCGWGPITCVAGHRAPRATVWGIDVNRRARALTAANADATGLGDRVHVGVPDEVPSDLAFDRILSNPPIRVGKKALHQLLLRWLPRLTPDGAAHLVVQKHLGSDSLANWLGEQGFPTSRLSSRAGYRILEVRRGDNESGKTA, from the coding sequence GTGAGCGACGGTCACTACTTCGACGACGATCCCGACACGCCGTCGTCGCCCCATCCGGTCACCGTCACGCTGCCCGACATGACCCTCACCCTGACCGCCGACCGTGGGGTGTTCTCGGCCGGCAGACTCGACGCCGGCACGAAGCTGTTGTTGCTCGAGGCCCCGGCCCTCGACGACGCCCGTTCGATCCTCGACATCGGCTGCGGCTGGGGTCCGATCACCTGTGTCGCCGGCCACCGCGCTCCCCGCGCAACCGTGTGGGGCATCGACGTGAACCGTCGAGCGAGGGCGCTGACCGCGGCGAATGCCGACGCGACGGGTCTCGGCGACCGCGTGCACGTCGGCGTACCCGACGAGGTGCCGAGCGATCTCGCGTTCGATCGCATCCTGTCCAACCCGCCGATTCGCGTGGGAAAAAAGGCGCTCCACCAGTTACTGCTCCGATGGCTCCCCCGGCTGACACCCGACGGCGCGGCGCATCTCGTCGTCCAGAAGCACCTCGGCAGCGACTCCCTCGCCAACTGGCTCGGCGAGCAGGGATTCCCGACCTCACGACTGTCGAGCCGCGCCGGGTACCGGATCCTCGAGGTGCGACGCGGCGACAACGAATCCGGGAAGACTGCGTGA
- the def gene encoding peptide deformylase: MSGYDIRIIGDPVLRQTAQEITDIDGSLVRLVDDMLDTMYEAPGIGLAAPQVGVQKRLFVWDVGEGPEAIVNPRIVESDGEWVFEEGCLSVPGLSWEIVRPKVVHIVGRDLDGNEVSFEADEIEARLFQHELDHLDGTLLIERLDDDIRKEALKTIRDLQLRAAEKPRTSGGGLTLP, from the coding sequence ATGTCCGGCTACGACATCCGCATCATCGGCGACCCTGTCCTGCGGCAGACGGCGCAGGAGATCACCGACATCGACGGGTCGTTGGTGCGGCTGGTCGACGACATGCTCGACACGATGTACGAGGCGCCCGGTATCGGTTTGGCCGCGCCTCAGGTCGGCGTCCAGAAGCGCTTGTTCGTGTGGGACGTGGGCGAAGGCCCCGAGGCCATCGTCAATCCCCGGATCGTGGAGAGCGACGGCGAATGGGTCTTCGAGGAAGGCTGCCTGTCGGTGCCGGGGCTCTCGTGGGAGATCGTCCGGCCCAAGGTGGTCCACATCGTCGGGCGTGACCTCGACGGCAACGAAGTCTCGTTCGAGGCCGACGAGATCGAAGCGCGGCTCTTCCAGCACGAGCTCGACCATCTCGACGGCACGCTGCTCATCGAGCGGCTCGACGACGACATCCGCAAGGAGGCGCTGAAGACCATTCGCGACCTCCAGCTGCGGGCCGCCGAGAAGCCCCGTACCTCAGGCGGCGGGCTGACGCTCCCGTGA
- a CDS encoding methionyl-tRNA formyltransferase, translated as MTIPPPAEIRRVAYLGTPDLAVRPLTALVEAGYEVPIVISRPDTRRGRGGAHQPSPVKAAAQGLGLRVTDRLTDLADVDVDLGVVVAYGRIIPAAVLDELAMVNLHFSLLPRWRGAAPVERAILAGDPITGVCLMAVEEGLDTGGVYRRDEVEIDGDETLDELRGRLVAIGVAQLLDGLANGLGEPLPQVGEPVHAAKISADERRIDWHAPAIDVHRRVRTGGAWTTFRGKRLKIHRTSLTDGNGDVGSIDGVRVFAGEGAVDLVEVQPEGKGRQAAAAWRNGAQPTADDRLL; from the coding sequence GTGACGATCCCGCCCCCGGCGGAGATCCGACGCGTCGCCTATCTCGGCACTCCTGATCTCGCCGTGCGGCCGTTGACGGCGTTGGTGGAAGCCGGCTACGAGGTCCCGATCGTGATCAGCCGGCCCGACACCCGCCGGGGAAGGGGTGGCGCCCACCAGCCGTCCCCGGTGAAGGCTGCGGCCCAGGGGCTCGGCCTCCGCGTCACCGACCGGCTCACCGACCTGGCCGACGTCGACGTCGACCTGGGTGTCGTCGTCGCCTATGGACGGATCATCCCTGCGGCGGTGCTCGACGAGCTGGCCATGGTGAACCTCCACTTCTCGCTGTTGCCGCGCTGGCGCGGCGCCGCGCCGGTCGAGCGCGCGATCCTGGCCGGCGACCCGATCACCGGCGTGTGCCTCATGGCGGTCGAGGAAGGGCTCGACACCGGTGGCGTCTATCGCCGCGACGAAGTCGAGATCGACGGCGACGAGACCCTCGACGAGCTGCGCGGCCGGCTCGTGGCGATCGGTGTGGCCCAGCTGCTCGACGGTCTGGCCAACGGACTCGGCGAGCCACTTCCACAGGTCGGCGAGCCCGTACACGCGGCGAAGATCAGTGCCGATGAACGACGGATCGACTGGCACGCGCCCGCGATCGACGTGCATCGGCGGGTGCGCACCGGGGGTGCGTGGACGACCTTTCGGGGCAAACGCCTGAAGATCCACCGCACGTCGCTCACCGACGGGAACGGCGATGTCGGGTCGATCGACGGTGTACGGGTCTTCGCCGGCGAGGGTGCGGTCGACCTGGTCGAGGTGCAGCCCGAGGGAAAGGGCCGCCAGGCCGCCGCTGCGTGGCGCAACGGGGCGCAGCCGACCGCCGACGATCGCCTCCTCTGA
- a CDS encoding transcription antitermination factor NusB encodes MADSPASSDARRVAIDAIVRIDEDGAYANVVLPGILADTDLEPRDRGFVTELVYGSTRRKRALDHVVDRFLVQDPPPAARAALRIGAHQLIEMGTPPHAAVSATVSAAPKRFRGMVNAVLRKVATAQTEGIEYPSLAVALSYPDWMVARLSDELGADAAEAALRTMNDPATVQRRDDGYVQDESSQRVAALVPSGAGQLVLDMCAAPGGKATEIAGRGATVVAADLQRHRVGLIASNVDRLELDGVAVLQADGTSPPFAPASFDAVLVDAPCSGLGALRRRPDARWRITPADIESLGALQTRLLEEAAPLVKPGGALVYSVCTLTKAESVDVVGRAHETLGDLGFDGVGGEGDGWRSFGPGVEILEPGPQHDGMCRALFRRG; translated from the coding sequence ATGGCCGATTCACCGGCGTCGAGCGACGCGCGCAGAGTGGCGATCGACGCCATCGTCCGCATCGACGAGGACGGGGCCTACGCCAACGTGGTCCTCCCGGGAATCCTGGCCGACACCGATCTCGAACCGCGCGATCGTGGCTTCGTCACCGAGCTCGTCTACGGCTCGACGCGGCGAAAGCGGGCGCTCGATCATGTGGTCGACCGTTTCCTGGTGCAGGACCCGCCCCCGGCCGCCCGGGCCGCGTTGCGCATCGGGGCCCACCAGCTGATCGAGATGGGCACGCCGCCCCATGCCGCCGTGTCGGCCACGGTGTCGGCCGCGCCGAAGCGGTTCAGGGGCATGGTCAATGCGGTGCTGCGAAAGGTGGCCACTGCGCAGACCGAGGGCATCGAATACCCGTCGCTCGCCGTGGCGCTGAGCTATCCCGACTGGATGGTCGCGCGGCTCTCCGACGAGCTCGGCGCCGACGCGGCCGAGGCCGCCCTGCGGACCATGAACGATCCTGCGACGGTGCAGCGTCGCGACGACGGCTACGTGCAGGACGAGAGTTCGCAGCGAGTGGCCGCCCTCGTACCGTCGGGTGCCGGTCAACTCGTGCTCGACATGTGCGCCGCACCGGGTGGCAAGGCCACCGAGATCGCCGGTCGGGGCGCCACCGTGGTGGCCGCCGACCTGCAGCGCCACCGTGTCGGGCTGATCGCGTCCAACGTGGACCGGCTCGAACTCGACGGGGTCGCGGTGCTCCAGGCGGACGGCACGTCACCGCCCTTCGCGCCGGCGTCGTTCGACGCGGTGCTGGTCGATGCGCCTTGCTCGGGGTTGGGCGCCCTCCGCCGTCGTCCCGATGCCCGCTGGCGGATCACGCCCGCCGACATCGAGTCGCTCGGCGCGCTCCAGACCCGGCTCCTCGAAGAGGCTGCGCCGCTGGTGAAGCCCGGAGGAGCGTTGGTCTACAGCGTGTGCACCCTCACGAAGGCCGAGTCCGTCGATGTCGTCGGCCGCGCCCACGAGACGCTCGGTGATCTCGGCTTCGACGGTGTCGGGGGCGAGGGCGACGGATGGCGTTCCTTCGGCCCGGGGGTGGAGATCCTCGAACCGGGCCCGCAACACGACGGAATGTGTCGCGCTCTCTTCCGGCGCGGCTGA
- a CDS encoding MogA/MoaB family molybdenum cofactor biosynthesis protein: MNHGHEADDATPLHVKILTVSDGVVHGTREDRSGAILDDHMSATGWTVVDRRVTEDGELPVAGALRAMAQGFHGLIITTGGTGFGPRDRTPEGTRAVIDREAPGLAEAMRLVSPLGRLSRAVAGTVGTALVVNTPGSSKGCVETIDAVIDVLPHAVRLLVDNADPHPAGP; this comes from the coding sequence ATGAACCACGGACACGAGGCCGACGACGCCACGCCGCTCCACGTCAAGATCCTCACGGTCTCCGACGGTGTCGTGCACGGCACCCGCGAGGACCGGTCCGGTGCCATTCTCGACGACCACATGAGTGCCACGGGGTGGACGGTCGTGGACCGCCGGGTGACCGAAGACGGCGAGCTGCCGGTGGCCGGTGCGCTCCGGGCGATGGCCCAGGGATTCCACGGGCTGATCATCACCACCGGCGGCACCGGGTTCGGTCCGCGCGACCGCACGCCGGAAGGCACCCGCGCGGTGATCGATCGCGAGGCGCCGGGCCTCGCCGAGGCGATGCGGCTCGTCAGCCCGCTCGGCCGGTTGAGCCGGGCCGTGGCGGGCACCGTCGGCACCGCACTCGTCGTGAACACCCCCGGATCCTCGAAGGGATGCGTGGAGACGATCGACGCAGTGATCGACGTGTTGCCCCATGCGGTGCGACTCCTGGTCGACAATGCCGATCCCCATCCCGCGGGACCGTGA
- the ribD gene encoding bifunctional diaminohydroxyphosphoribosylaminopyrimidine deaminase/5-amino-6-(5-phosphoribosylamino)uracil reductase RibD, which produces MDDVSPVLDRDRMLRAVDVASRARHRTSPNPWVGVTLVQTDGSVTWGATEPAGGNHAEIEALAAAEVTEGATVYTTLEPCNHHGRTGPCTEALIEAGIARVVIGVTDPDPHVAGAGIERLRAAGIRVDVGVAAEEVERQLRPYLHHRRTGRPWVVLKLAASIDGRVAAPDGSSQWITGPEARADAHRLRAESDAILVGAGTVRADDPALTVRDWPPPELRIDPAGVRDPRRVVLGAAPADARVHPCLEFDGEVPDLLDQLGADEVVQLMVEGGPRVAHTFHHQGLVDEYVIYLAPVLFAGGDAAGLFAGAGAVSIDSVWRGRFDEVVTLGADLRVTLLAHGGESAEG; this is translated from the coding sequence ATGGACGACGTCTCTCCGGTGCTCGATCGCGACCGCATGCTGCGGGCCGTCGACGTCGCCAGCCGGGCCCGCCACCGAACGTCGCCCAATCCGTGGGTCGGCGTCACCCTCGTCCAGACCGACGGCAGCGTCACCTGGGGAGCCACGGAACCGGCCGGGGGCAACCACGCCGAGATCGAGGCGTTGGCCGCAGCCGAGGTCACCGAGGGTGCCACCGTCTACACCACCCTCGAGCCCTGCAATCACCACGGCCGCACCGGCCCCTGCACCGAGGCGCTGATCGAAGCCGGCATCGCCCGGGTCGTGATCGGCGTGACGGACCCCGATCCGCACGTCGCCGGCGCGGGTATCGAACGCCTGCGGGCGGCCGGCATTCGCGTCGACGTCGGCGTGGCGGCCGAGGAGGTCGAGCGCCAACTGCGGCCCTATCTCCATCACCGGCGCACCGGCCGGCCCTGGGTCGTGCTGAAGCTGGCCGCGAGCATCGACGGGCGCGTCGCTGCGCCCGATGGGTCCTCACAGTGGATCACCGGTCCCGAGGCCCGCGCCGACGCCCATCGACTCCGAGCCGAGAGCGACGCCATCCTCGTGGGCGCAGGCACCGTGCGGGCCGACGACCCCGCGCTGACCGTGCGGGACTGGCCGCCGCCCGAACTCCGGATCGATCCGGCGGGGGTCCGTGATCCGCGCCGAGTGGTGCTCGGTGCGGCCCCGGCCGATGCCCGAGTGCATCCGTGCCTCGAGTTCGACGGCGAGGTCCCCGACCTGCTCGATCAGCTCGGTGCCGATGAGGTGGTCCAGCTGATGGTCGAAGGCGGCCCGCGGGTGGCTCACACGTTTCACCATCAGGGCCTGGTGGACGAGTACGTGATCTATCTGGCGCCGGTGCTCTTCGCCGGCGGGGATGCGGCGGGACTGTTCGCCGGTGCGGGCGCCGTCTCGATCGACTCGGTCTGGCGGGGCCGGTTCGACGAGGTGGTCACGCTCGGTGCCGACCTCCGGGTCACCCTCCTGGCCCACGGCGGCGAATCCGCCGAGGGATAG
- the hisG gene encoding ATP phosphoribosyltransferase, which produces MLKLVLPKGSLEKATLDLFEAADLPVERSSSVAYKATIDDPRIESVRILRPQEIPTYVADGLFDVGITGRDWIEETSSRVETLGELKYSKATSKPVRIVMAVAGDSPWQSVADLPAGVKVSTEYPEITRRFLADAGVDADVRLSYGATEAKVPDIVDVVVDITETGRALHAAGLRIIDTLVTSYTELIANPESFADPDKAHAMGQIHTLLQGVLDARGKVLVKMNVPVGSLDAVIELLPSMKAPTVNELFRGAGYAIETVVPKNEINILIPALRDGGATDIVELPIAKIVP; this is translated from the coding sequence ATGCTGAAGCTGGTTCTCCCCAAGGGGTCGCTCGAGAAGGCCACGTTGGATCTCTTCGAGGCGGCCGACCTTCCCGTCGAGCGCTCGTCCTCGGTGGCCTACAAGGCCACGATCGACGATCCTCGCATCGAATCGGTGCGGATCCTTCGACCGCAGGAGATCCCCACCTATGTCGCCGACGGTTTGTTCGACGTGGGCATCACCGGTCGTGACTGGATCGAGGAGACCAGCAGTCGGGTCGAGACGCTCGGCGAGCTGAAGTATTCGAAGGCCACGTCGAAGCCGGTGCGCATCGTGATGGCGGTGGCGGGCGACTCCCCGTGGCAGTCCGTGGCGGACCTGCCCGCCGGGGTCAAGGTGTCCACCGAGTACCCCGAGATCACCCGGCGGTTCCTGGCCGACGCCGGGGTCGACGCCGATGTCCGCCTCAGCTACGGCGCCACCGAGGCGAAGGTGCCCGACATCGTCGACGTCGTGGTCGACATCACCGAGACCGGGCGGGCACTGCACGCGGCCGGTCTGCGCATCATCGACACACTCGTCACCAGCTACACCGAACTGATCGCGAACCCGGAGTCGTTCGCCGACCCCGACAAGGCCCACGCAATGGGCCAGATCCACACACTGCTCCAGGGCGTGCTCGACGCCCGGGGGAAGGTGCTCGTGAAGATGAACGTGCCGGTGGGCTCGCTCGACGCGGTCATCGAACTGCTCCCGTCGATGAAGGCCCCAACCGTCAACGAGCTCTTCCGCGGTGCGGGCTATGCGATCGAGACCGTCGTTCCGAAGAACGAGATCAACATCCTCATCCCTGCGCTGCGAGACGGCGGGGCCACCGACATCGTGGAGTTGCCGATCGCCAAGATCGTGCCATGA
- a CDS encoding HD domain-containing phosphohydrolase produces the protein MVSLLLPAAVGFLAVWASMVVVAKPKTLLLLLPWLALMVAAAFAGMRVANFATRRLAPLRALFQMSLVFPDAAPSRFGAALRAHTGRDLGRSVAIPATFESNQAAAEHLVELLARLSAHDRLTRGHSERVRAFSVMLGEEIGLNKNDLIKLNWASLAHDVGKLHVPESVLNKNGRPSDDEWTVLKSHPGHAEKYVRSLRPWLGDWVDCATQHHERIDGKGYPDGLAGEEISLSGRIVSIADAFDVMTATRSYKRPQPASQARAELLRNAGTQFDAALVRSFLQISIPRQRMITGWLGWLAHLPTMLRLPAIPAAVQSVGGVVAAGTITAAAVIATPLTELPEEEVSFAVERAVEDDEAPGSTVPDDPTDLAPAPTTTTPRATTTAGDPTPTTTAADPLAPATTRDPSDPTPTTTASPATTTTAGTGTTTTATAGTDATTTTTASTGTTTTTTTTTTLAPAVTEANDDSTTVLLGVGRTVAVLANDDFGTSSANTTTLAVVAGPSRGTTSVNQATGEITWSPTGLPIGGSDSFVYRICSMAGSCDTAMVTINIVV, from the coding sequence TTGGTATCACTCTTGCTTCCGGCCGCCGTCGGCTTCCTCGCCGTCTGGGCCTCGATGGTCGTCGTCGCGAAGCCGAAGACGCTTCTCCTACTGCTGCCATGGCTCGCGCTCATGGTCGCCGCTGCCTTCGCGGGGATGCGGGTGGCCAACTTCGCCACCCGGCGCCTTGCCCCGCTTCGCGCCCTGTTCCAGATGTCGCTCGTGTTCCCGGACGCCGCACCGTCGAGGTTCGGCGCCGCGCTTCGCGCCCACACCGGTCGTGACCTCGGACGCTCGGTCGCCATCCCTGCGACGTTCGAGTCGAACCAGGCCGCGGCCGAGCACCTCGTCGAGCTGCTGGCGCGCCTCAGCGCCCACGACCGACTGACCCGCGGCCACTCCGAGCGGGTCCGAGCATTCTCCGTGATGCTCGGTGAAGAGATCGGGTTGAACAAGAACGACCTGATCAAGCTCAACTGGGCGTCGCTCGCCCACGACGTCGGCAAGCTTCACGTGCCCGAGTCGGTGTTGAACAAGAACGGTCGACCGAGCGACGACGAGTGGACGGTGCTCAAGTCACACCCCGGCCACGCAGAGAAGTACGTCCGCTCGTTGCGGCCCTGGCTCGGAGACTGGGTCGATTGTGCGACCCAGCATCACGAGCGCATCGACGGCAAGGGCTACCCCGACGGGCTGGCCGGCGAGGAGATCTCGCTCTCGGGCCGGATCGTCTCGATCGCCGATGCGTTCGATGTCATGACGGCCACCCGCTCCTACAAGCGACCGCAGCCCGCGTCCCAGGCTCGCGCCGAACTGCTTCGCAATGCCGGCACCCAGTTCGACGCGGCCCTCGTCCGATCGTTTCTCCAGATCTCGATACCCCGCCAACGGATGATCACGGGTTGGCTCGGCTGGCTCGCCCACCTGCCGACCATGCTGCGCCTGCCCGCCATCCCCGCCGCCGTCCAGTCGGTCGGCGGTGTCGTGGCCGCCGGCACCATCACTGCAGCAGCCGTGATCGCCACGCCTCTCACCGAGCTCCCGGAGGAGGAGGTCTCGTTCGCCGTCGAACGGGCGGTGGAGGACGACGAAGCTCCTGGATCCACCGTTCCGGATGACCCGACGGACCTCGCACCGGCGCCGACGACCACCACGCCCCGCGCCACCACGACCGCCGGCGACCCGACGCCGACGACGACCGCCGCGGACCCCTTGGCGCCGGCCACGACCCGAGACCCGAGCGACCCGACACCGACCACCACGGCGAGTCCGGCGACCACAACGACCGCCGGCACCGGTACGACGACCACAGCGACCGCCGGCACCGATGCGACGACCACAACCACCGCCAGCACCGGTACGACGACGACCACGACGACGACCACCACACTGGCGCCCGCAGTCACCGAGGCGAACGACGACAGCACGACCGTGCTCCTCGGAGTGGGCCGCACGGTTGCTGTGCTGGCCAACGACGACTTCGGCACGTCGAGTGCGAACACCACGACGCTGGCGGTCGTCGCCGGGCCGTCGCGGGGCACGACGAGCGTCAACCAGGCGACGGGGGAGATCACCTGGTCCCCCACCGGCCTCCCGATCGGCGGGTCCGACAGTTTCGTCTACCGAATCTGCTCGATGGCCGGCAGCTGCGACACTGCCATGGTCACGATCAACATCGTCGTGTAG
- the infC gene encoding translation initiation factor IF-3 has translation MRPGRPHGRILRILSRTSARRRPLFRFRRVHGFPEIRLDGDPANLRRFRAHKDFRAIAPQNDEPRINDRIRAREVRLIGHDGEQIGVKTLPEAQNIARASGLDLVEVAPEAKPPVCKVMDYSKFKYEANQRAKESKKKSSNLSVKEMKYRPKIGPGDFDTKTRKVEEFLGEGHKVKVTIMFRGREMQHPELGRKILDRVAETVEHVGKVEFHPRQDGRNMVMVLAPDKQAQARHQKQKEKEEAEAAAAEASESNSES, from the coding sequence ATGCGTCCAGGTCGACCACACGGCAGAATCCTCCGGATTCTTTCGCGGACGTCGGCTCGCCGACGTCCGTTGTTTCGTTTTCGCCGGGTACATGGTTTCCCGGAGATACGGCTCGACGGAGACCCAGCCAACCTACGGAGGTTCCGTGCTCACAAGGATTTCAGAGCGATAGCACCGCAAAACGACGAGCCAAGGATCAATGATCGGATCCGCGCCCGAGAGGTCCGTTTGATCGGACACGACGGCGAACAGATCGGCGTCAAGACGCTGCCCGAAGCGCAGAACATCGCGCGAGCGTCCGGCCTCGACCTGGTGGAGGTCGCCCCCGAGGCGAAGCCGCCGGTCTGCAAGGTCATGGACTACAGCAAGTTCAAGTACGAGGCGAACCAACGGGCGAAAGAGTCCAAGAAGAAGTCCTCGAACCTGTCGGTCAAGGAGATGAAGTACCGGCCCAAGATCGGTCCGGGAGACTTCGACACCAAGACTCGCAAGGTCGAGGAGTTCCTCGGAGAAGGTCACAAGGTCAAGGTCACGATCATGTTCCGTGGCCGAGAGATGCAACACCCCGAACTGGGTCGCAAGATCCTCGATCGGGTCGCCGAGACGGTCGAACACGTCGGCAAGGTGGAGTTCCACCCCCGACAGGACGGCCGCAACATGGTGATGGTGCTCGCTCCCGACAAGCAGGCCCAGGCCCGCCACCAGAAGCAGAAAGAAAAGGAAGAGGCCGAAGCGGCAGCCGCCGAAGCCTCGGAGTCCAACTCCGAATCCTGA
- the rpmI gene encoding 50S ribosomal protein L35 codes for MPKMKTHKGAAARFKRTGSGKLKRRHQGKNHMMEGKSPKRVRQLRKTTLVSKADEKNLRDLGV; via the coding sequence ATGCCAAAGATGAAGACCCACAAGGGCGCGGCCGCGCGGTTCAAGCGCACCGGCTCCGGCAAGCTCAAGCGCCGGCACCAGGGCAAGAACCACATGATGGAGGGCAAGAGCCCGAAGCGTGTGCGTCAGCTCCGCAAGACGACCCTCGTTTCGAAGGCCGACGAGAAGAACCTGCGCGACCTCGGCGTCTGA
- the rplT gene encoding 50S ribosomal protein L20 produces MARVKRSVHSKKRRRVVLERAKGHYGNRSRTFKSANESVMHAGNYAFRDRRARKGEFRKLWIQRINAACRENGTSYSRFIAGLKAAEIEVDRKMLSEMAIHDPAAFSALVEAANGALTDA; encoded by the coding sequence ATGGCACGCGTCAAGCGGTCTGTTCACTCCAAGAAGCGCCGCCGGGTAGTACTCGAGCGGGCGAAGGGCCACTACGGCAACCGCTCACGGACGTTCAAGTCCGCCAACGAATCGGTCATGCACGCGGGCAACTACGCGTTCCGCGATCGTCGGGCCCGCAAGGGTGAGTTCCGCAAGCTGTGGATCCAGCGCATCAACGCCGCGTGCCGTGAGAACGGCACCAGCTACAGCCGGTTCATCGCCGGGCTGAAGGCGGCCGAGATCGAGGTCGACCGCAAGATGCTGTCCGAGATGGCCATCCACGACCCGGCCGCGTTCAGCGCTCTCGTCGAGGCGGCCAACGGGGCGCTCACCGACGCCTGA
- a CDS encoding RNA methyltransferase, whose amino-acid sequence MAPAAGSHVLGAQNPRIAELRRLIGRRSSRSAEIVLEGPRTVREALDAGHVPSTVILPESHDDHPLLEELPAGVEVIVTRDNVFERLAPSVSPQPMLALVPRPNGEVPAAFGADDVALVLAEVSDPGNVGTLIRVADAVGAAAVVCIGGADPWGPKVVRSSAGSVLRVPVVQLDTFEDASERLRGAGARVIGTDVREGEPHDGGVLDGPVAIVLGSEPHGLDRSIAPLIDAWVRIDMPGNTESLNVAMAGTLLAYEARRR is encoded by the coding sequence ATGGCTCCTGCCGCCGGGTCACATGTGCTCGGGGCACAGAATCCGAGAATCGCTGAACTGCGTCGCCTGATCGGGCGGCGCAGTTCGCGTTCCGCCGAGATCGTGCTCGAAGGGCCGCGGACGGTTCGTGAGGCCCTCGACGCCGGCCATGTCCCGTCGACGGTGATCCTCCCCGAATCCCACGACGATCATCCGCTGCTCGAGGAGCTGCCGGCCGGTGTCGAGGTCATCGTCACCCGCGACAACGTGTTCGAGCGGCTCGCCCCGTCGGTCTCGCCCCAGCCGATGCTGGCGCTGGTGCCCCGCCCGAACGGGGAGGTGCCAGCCGCGTTCGGTGCCGACGACGTCGCGCTGGTTCTGGCCGAAGTGAGTGATCCTGGCAACGTCGGGACGCTCATCCGGGTCGCGGATGCCGTGGGGGCCGCCGCGGTGGTCTGCATCGGTGGAGCCGATCCGTGGGGCCCCAAGGTGGTCCGCTCGTCGGCCGGTTCGGTTCTGCGGGTGCCCGTGGTGCAGCTCGACACGTTCGAGGACGCCTCCGAGCGTCTCCGTGGCGCCGGTGCGAGAGTGATCGGCACCGATGTGCGTGAGGGTGAGCCGCACGACGGGGGAGTGCTCGACGGCCCGGTGGCCATCGTGCTCGGCTCCGAGCCCCACGGGCTCGACCGTTCCATCGCCCCGCTGATCGACGCGTGGGTCCGCATCGACATGCCCGGCAACACCGAATCGCTCAACGTCGCGATGGCCGGCACATTGCTGGCCTACGAGGCCCGTCGACGCTGA
- a CDS encoding GNAT family N-acetyltransferase, whose translation MTEPADDLSHVVRDNPDRERYELLVDDRIVSIADYSTAGSTIVVPHVETDPSMRGRGMADRLMRGLLDDLREREMTIVPQCPFAAAYIRDHPADADLLA comes from the coding sequence GTGACCGAACCAGCCGACGACCTCTCCCACGTCGTTCGCGACAACCCCGACCGCGAGCGCTACGAGCTGCTCGTCGACGACCGCATCGTGTCGATCGCCGACTACTCCACCGCGGGGTCGACCATCGTGGTGCCCCATGTCGAGACCGACCCTTCGATGCGAGGCCGAGGCATGGCCGACCGGCTCATGCGGGGCCTCCTCGACGACCTGCGCGAACGGGAGATGACGATCGTCCCCCAGTGCCCGTTCGCCGCCGCCTACATCCGCGACCATCCCGCCGACGCGGACCTCTTGGCGTAG